A genomic segment from Tuwongella immobilis encodes:
- the ahcY gene encoding adenosylhomocysteinase, whose protein sequence is MTTATAAHSDIKDPNLAGVGKKRILWADQDMPVLARVRERFEKEQPLAGLRMSACLHVTAETANLVRTLKAGGADVMLIASNPLSTQDDVAASLVHDFDIKVNAIHGEDNNTYYKHIAAALAFEPNITMDDGADLVSSMVFIALDRLDDVHPMVREWAAKFSATERKSKFDNVIGSMEETTTGVIRLRAMEKDGVLQFPVIAVNDAATKHMFDNRYGTGQSTLDGIIRGTNCLMAGKRVVVAGYGWCGKGVASRARGLGAQVIVTEVNAVAALEAAMDGFAVMPMAEAAKVADVFITVTGNKHIVRREHFAAMKDGAMVCNSGHFDVELDLPGLQAETASISRDVRPQVDEYKLHNGNRIYVIGQGRLVNLAMAEGHPPSVMDMSFATQAMATEYCIRQKGKLGKAVYTVPVEVEEYVAITKLASMGIHIDSLSDDQSKYLSGWEHGT, encoded by the coding sequence ATGACGACTGCGACCGCCGCACATTCCGACATCAAAGATCCCAATTTGGCTGGCGTCGGGAAAAAGCGGATTCTGTGGGCCGACCAAGACATGCCAGTTTTGGCCCGCGTTCGAGAACGCTTCGAGAAAGAACAGCCCCTGGCCGGTCTGCGGATGTCGGCATGCTTGCACGTCACCGCCGAAACCGCCAACCTGGTTCGCACCTTGAAGGCCGGTGGCGCGGATGTGATGCTGATCGCCTCCAACCCGCTTTCGACTCAAGACGATGTCGCCGCCAGCTTGGTGCACGACTTCGACATTAAGGTCAACGCCATTCACGGCGAAGACAACAACACCTACTACAAGCACATCGCCGCCGCCCTGGCGTTTGAACCGAATATCACGATGGACGACGGTGCCGACCTCGTCTCGTCGATGGTGTTCATCGCCTTGGATCGTCTGGATGATGTCCATCCGATGGTCCGCGAATGGGCCGCCAAGTTCTCCGCGACTGAACGCAAGTCGAAATTCGACAACGTGATCGGTTCGATGGAAGAAACGACGACGGGTGTGATTCGGCTGCGCGCCATGGAAAAAGATGGCGTGCTGCAATTCCCGGTGATCGCTGTCAACGACGCCGCGACCAAGCACATGTTTGACAATCGCTACGGCACCGGCCAAAGCACGCTGGACGGCATCATTCGTGGCACGAACTGCCTGATGGCTGGCAAGCGCGTTGTGGTCGCTGGCTACGGCTGGTGTGGCAAGGGTGTCGCCAGCCGCGCTCGCGGTCTGGGTGCGCAAGTCATTGTCACGGAAGTGAATGCGGTTGCTGCCCTCGAAGCCGCCATGGACGGATTCGCCGTCATGCCGATGGCCGAAGCCGCCAAGGTCGCCGATGTGTTCATCACCGTCACCGGCAACAAGCATATCGTCCGCCGCGAACATTTCGCCGCCATGAAAGACGGCGCGATGGTTTGCAATAGCGGTCACTTCGACGTGGAACTCGACCTGCCCGGCCTGCAAGCCGAAACCGCGTCGATCTCCCGCGACGTTCGTCCGCAAGTCGATGAATACAAACTGCACAACGGCAACCGAATTTATGTGATCGGCCAAGGCCGACTCGTGAATCTCGCCATGGCCGAAGGCCACCCGCCATCGGTGATGGATATGAGCTTCGCCACGCAAGCCATGGCCACCGAATATTGCATCCGTCAAAAGGGCAAGCTCGGTAAGGCCGTCTACACCGTGCCGGTCGAAGTCGAAGAATATGTCGCCATCACGAAGCTCGCGTCGATGGGCATTCACATCGATTCGCTCAGCGACGATCAATCGAAGTACCTCAGTGGCTGGGAACACGGCACCTGA
- a CDS encoding riboflavin synthase, giving the protein MMRGRMFTGLIECMGTVQTIAPDGFGGAEMTIQESTLAPQLQLGESVAVNGVCLTVVGMDASTFRFQLGPETLLKSNLGTLQPGHRVNLERSLRMGDRIGGHFVQGHVDAMGTILENVQQGEWRMFRFDCSAALTPLMVPKGSIAVDGISLTLVDVAPSSFTVMLIPHTLSMTTLGLKSVGETVNLETDMLARHVAKLVAAPRLAVD; this is encoded by the coding sequence ATGATGCGAGGTCGCATGTTCACCGGATTAATTGAGTGTATGGGAACCGTCCAAACCATCGCACCCGATGGATTTGGCGGGGCCGAAATGACCATTCAGGAGTCAACACTCGCGCCACAACTGCAATTGGGCGAGAGTGTTGCGGTGAATGGGGTTTGTCTCACCGTAGTCGGAATGGATGCCTCGACGTTTCGATTCCAACTCGGACCCGAAACGCTGCTGAAATCGAACCTCGGCACCCTGCAACCTGGCCACCGCGTGAATCTCGAACGATCGTTACGCATGGGTGATCGCATCGGCGGCCACTTCGTTCAAGGCCATGTGGATGCGATGGGGACGATTCTCGAGAATGTGCAACAGGGCGAGTGGCGCATGTTTCGCTTCGATTGCTCCGCTGCGCTCACTCCGTTGATGGTTCCCAAAGGATCAATCGCAGTCGATGGGATCAGCCTCACGCTCGTGGATGTCGCCCCATCGTCGTTTACGGTCATGTTGATTCCGCATACGCTGAGCATGACCACGCTGGGATTGAAGTCCGTTGGTGAGACCGTGAATTTAGAGACCGACATGCTGGCGCGGCATGTCGCCAAGTTGGTCGCCGCACCGCGCCTGGCAGTAGACTAA
- the rsmA gene encoding 16S rRNA (adenine(1518)-N(6)/adenine(1519)-N(6))-dimethyltransferase RsmA, translating into MTHPLDSSSPRQTKSFLQNLLAEHRLEAKAKMGQNFLIDLNLLDLIIRTADLGPDDLVLEVGTGTGSLTARLAEQAGAVISVELDSAFHHVAKQILGPRPNLTLLHADILKSKNEMQPIVMETIAKVRQERGLKNFKLVANLPYVVATPVICNLLINLDDIERMVVMVQWEIGEKLTAPMGTSHYSSLGVLVQSVADIEIIRRLAPSTFWPAPKVDSAIVLIKPSPEKRALVGDVRNFRIFLRDLYVHRRKNLRSALVGWPIAELRRSKAEVDALLESIDLPPDVRAEDLSVEEHLDLCRVFSPTKS; encoded by the coding sequence ATGACGCACCCGCTGGATTCTTCTTCGCCCCGACAAACCAAGTCGTTTCTGCAAAATCTCTTGGCCGAGCATCGCCTCGAAGCCAAGGCCAAGATGGGGCAGAACTTCTTGATTGATTTGAATTTGCTCGACTTGATCATTCGCACGGCCGACTTAGGGCCAGATGATCTGGTGTTGGAGGTCGGTACTGGCACGGGCAGCCTCACGGCCCGACTCGCCGAGCAAGCAGGGGCGGTTATCAGCGTCGAACTGGATTCCGCGTTCCATCACGTCGCCAAGCAGATTCTCGGACCACGTCCCAATCTGACGTTGTTGCATGCAGACATTCTCAAAAGCAAGAATGAGATGCAACCGATCGTGATGGAGACAATCGCGAAGGTGCGGCAGGAACGCGGGTTAAAGAATTTTAAACTCGTCGCCAACCTGCCGTATGTCGTGGCGACGCCGGTCATCTGCAACCTGCTCATCAACCTGGACGACATCGAGCGCATGGTCGTCATGGTGCAGTGGGAGATCGGCGAAAAGCTGACCGCCCCGATGGGCACCAGCCATTACAGCTCGCTGGGCGTTTTGGTGCAAAGCGTGGCAGATATTGAGATTATCCGACGATTAGCACCAAGCACCTTCTGGCCCGCGCCGAAGGTCGATTCGGCGATTGTGCTGATCAAACCGTCGCCAGAAAAACGGGCATTGGTGGGCGATGTGCGAAACTTCCGCATTTTCCTGCGGGATCTTTACGTCCATCGCCGCAAGAACTTACGATCGGCACTCGTGGGCTGGCCGATCGCCGAACTCCGCCGAAGCAAGGCCGAAGTGGACGCCCTGCTGGAATCGATCGACCTGCCCCCCGATGTTCGAGCCGAAGACTTGTCCGTCGAGGAGCATCTGGATCTGTGCCGAGTATTCAGCCCGACGAAATCATGA
- the iscX gene encoding Fe-S cluster assembly protein IscX — protein sequence MPLNWRSTHEIAAMLFEKYDTLNPLSVRFTDLHKWVLDLEDFEGKPEESNEKILEAIQMAWYEEWLDEFGS from the coding sequence ATGCCACTCAATTGGCGCAGCACCCACGAAATTGCGGCCATGTTGTTCGAGAAATACGATACCTTGAATCCGCTGTCCGTGCGGTTTACCGACTTGCACAAGTGGGTGCTTGATCTGGAAGACTTCGAGGGGAAGCCGGAAGAATCCAACGAAAAGATTCTCGAAGCCATCCAGATGGCATGGTACGAAGAGTGGCTCGACGAATTTGGATCATGA
- the dnaK gene encoding molecular chaperone DnaK — MADAPTVVGIDLGTTFSLAATIRDGKAQVLRDSDGVALVPSVISFHDDGSVLVGTAARDRALSDPEHTIFSIKRLMGRTLADLQKELPMIPHQIVERDAEAGRKVLQVRIGEREYTPEELSALILKEVRRRAGNPTKAVITVPAYFDDSQRQATRDAGRIAGLDVLRIVNEPTAAALAYGLDQRKTGKIAVYDLGGGTFDCSILALSDGVFKVLATNGDTYLGGDDFDRTLMQRVAQELGLDLSQRDAQLLQALREQAERVKIALSTEDAAEFVLEYPDRGIHFKRTVTRSEFEEGIRTLVDRSLEKCRSALRDAGLKVGDIDEVVLVGGSTRVPYVRQRVEDYFGRKPHTELNPDEVVAIGAAVQADILTGGKRTMLLLDVVPLSLGIETMGGVVDKVIHRNTTVPARATTRYTTFADNQTAVILRIYQGERELVKDCRLLGTFKLSGIPPMPAQMAQVDVTFLVDANGQLTVSARELRSGQQAMVSVQAGHGLSEAEVERLVLESVQHAQEDFTTRRLIELKNKAENDLRHTVKALAQAGDQLTDEQRAAISTAETALRQAMAADKLDDVQRAIHTFGQATLPLASLLMNAVVKATLSGRDEATIDETVVRK; from the coding sequence ATGGCCGATGCACCCACCGTCGTTGGAATTGATTTAGGCACCACCTTTAGCTTGGCGGCCACCATCCGCGATGGCAAAGCCCAGGTGTTGCGAGACTCCGACGGCGTTGCGCTGGTCCCCAGCGTCATCAGCTTTCACGACGATGGCAGCGTGCTCGTGGGGACCGCCGCACGTGATCGCGCACTCAGCGATCCCGAACACACCATTTTCAGCATCAAACGGCTCATGGGCCGCACGCTCGCGGATCTGCAAAAAGAATTACCCATGATCCCGCATCAGATCGTTGAACGCGATGCGGAAGCGGGACGGAAAGTGCTTCAGGTTCGCATCGGGGAGCGCGAATATACCCCCGAGGAACTCTCGGCGCTAATTCTCAAGGAAGTTCGCCGTCGGGCCGGAAATCCGACGAAAGCCGTGATTACGGTTCCTGCGTATTTCGATGATTCGCAACGGCAAGCGACGCGGGATGCCGGGCGGATCGCCGGGCTGGATGTGCTGCGGATCGTCAATGAACCAACGGCCGCCGCACTCGCATACGGGTTGGATCAACGCAAGACCGGCAAGATCGCTGTCTACGATCTCGGCGGCGGTACCTTCGATTGCTCGATTTTGGCATTGAGCGATGGTGTGTTCAAAGTCCTTGCCACCAATGGAGATACGTATCTCGGCGGTGATGATTTTGATCGGACTCTGATGCAACGAGTCGCCCAAGAATTGGGATTGGATCTGAGCCAACGCGATGCCCAATTGCTGCAAGCACTCCGCGAACAGGCAGAACGGGTGAAAATCGCACTGTCAACCGAGGATGCCGCCGAGTTCGTTCTGGAATATCCCGACCGAGGAATCCACTTCAAACGGACGGTGACGCGAAGCGAATTCGAAGAAGGCATCCGCACGCTAGTCGATCGGTCGCTGGAAAAATGCCGTTCCGCGCTGCGAGATGCGGGCCTCAAAGTGGGTGACATTGACGAAGTGGTGCTGGTCGGTGGTTCGACGCGGGTGCCGTATGTTCGTCAGCGTGTCGAAGACTATTTTGGCCGCAAGCCGCACACCGAACTCAATCCCGATGAAGTGGTGGCAATTGGTGCCGCTGTGCAAGCCGACATTCTGACCGGCGGAAAGCGGACCATGCTCCTGCTGGACGTTGTTCCGTTGTCGCTGGGAATTGAAACGATGGGCGGCGTGGTCGATAAGGTGATCCACCGCAACACGACCGTCCCCGCTCGCGCGACAACGCGCTATACGACGTTTGCGGATAATCAGACAGCCGTGATTTTGCGGATCTACCAAGGCGAACGGGAATTGGTCAAGGATTGCCGGCTGTTGGGCACGTTCAAACTGTCGGGCATTCCGCCGATGCCCGCGCAAATGGCCCAGGTGGATGTCACGTTTTTGGTCGATGCCAACGGTCAGTTGACCGTCTCTGCTCGGGAATTGCGATCCGGGCAGCAAGCAATGGTTTCCGTCCAAGCCGGGCACGGTCTGAGTGAAGCGGAAGTGGAACGCCTCGTTCTGGAGAGCGTTCAACACGCGCAAGAGGATTTTACCACGCGCCGTCTGATTGAACTGAAGAATAAGGCCGAGAACGACTTACGGCACACCGTCAAAGCGCTGGCTCAAGCCGGGGACCAGTTGACCGACGAGCAACGGGCAGCGATTTCGACCGCCGAAACGGCACTGCGTCAAGCCATGGCCGCCGACAAGCTCGACGACGTTCAGCGGGCCATTCATACTTTTGGACAAGCGACCTTGCCGCTCGCGTCTCTGTTGATGAATGCGGTGGTGAAGGCGACGCTGTCGGGACGAGATGAAGCGACTATCGACGAGACGGTCGTTCGAAAATAA
- a CDS encoding type I 3-dehydroquinate dehydratase yields the protein MICISIAQESRRLVLVDILNAVMLGADMVEVRLDCFEKDPNIGELFANKRKPILCSCRRPEDGGNWDGTEEERLMLLRQAIISGADFVEMEADVADQIRPYPGCKRVIAYTNLKETPADLAEIYEGMLQQKPDVVKIVTRARTPEEAWPLVQLIPKATVPTVVFGLGRPGVMLAVLGRRLGAPWTVAALERGMEAYPGQPTIRDLEQIYRYREIGKGTRFVGVTGLAERDFLLTGLLNAAFVELQKPQRCLPLQVGNPKTFRKIIEAVKLQAVVLDESNREGTHAIAAYDDSSRVPVQAADFLAPTADGWVAQNHFGEAAVRAIEASMPPRENGESPLRGRMAMLVGDTPTVRMIAPSLKARGASLIFACKQREASARLSQLFGGRQILFDALYTTSHDVLIYPGDPQTEEEDETPQSQSHSRGGIHPGYLRPGMTIFDVSQMPRLTPLLREATQRGCAIVDPKTMLVEYARCMVEQIVGETIASEFLREWLSNWVEDDTEENV from the coding sequence ATGATCTGTATTTCGATCGCCCAAGAATCCCGTCGATTGGTGTTGGTCGACATCCTTAACGCCGTCATGCTCGGCGCGGATATGGTCGAGGTTCGTCTCGATTGCTTCGAGAAAGACCCCAATATCGGCGAACTCTTCGCCAACAAACGCAAGCCGATTCTGTGCAGTTGCCGTCGTCCGGAAGATGGCGGAAACTGGGACGGTACCGAAGAAGAACGGCTGATGCTGCTTCGACAGGCGATTATTTCCGGTGCCGATTTTGTCGAAATGGAAGCCGATGTCGCCGATCAAATCCGCCCGTATCCCGGCTGCAAACGCGTCATCGCCTATACCAACCTGAAGGAAACACCCGCCGATTTGGCCGAAATCTACGAGGGAATGCTGCAACAAAAGCCCGACGTGGTGAAGATCGTCACCCGCGCCCGCACCCCGGAAGAAGCCTGGCCGTTGGTGCAACTCATTCCCAAGGCCACCGTGCCCACCGTCGTGTTTGGTCTGGGTCGCCCCGGAGTGATGCTCGCCGTCTTGGGCCGACGATTGGGGGCACCCTGGACTGTGGCCGCACTCGAACGCGGCATGGAAGCCTATCCCGGTCAGCCGACCATCCGCGATCTGGAGCAAATCTATCGCTATCGCGAAATCGGGAAGGGGACGCGGTTTGTCGGCGTCACCGGGCTGGCCGAACGAGATTTTCTACTCACCGGGCTGTTGAATGCGGCGTTTGTCGAGCTGCAAAAGCCGCAACGATGCCTGCCGCTCCAAGTGGGAAATCCGAAAACCTTCCGCAAAATCATCGAGGCCGTCAAGCTGCAAGCGGTCGTGCTGGATGAATCGAATCGGGAAGGAACCCACGCAATCGCTGCGTATGATGATTCCTCGCGTGTCCCGGTGCAAGCGGCAGATTTTCTCGCACCGACCGCCGATGGCTGGGTCGCGCAGAATCATTTCGGCGAAGCAGCGGTCCGGGCAATCGAAGCGAGTATGCCACCCCGCGAAAATGGCGAATCGCCCCTGCGCGGACGGATGGCGATGCTCGTGGGCGATACCCCCACCGTGCGCATGATCGCCCCCAGTCTGAAGGCACGTGGCGCATCCCTCATTTTTGCCTGCAAACAACGCGAAGCCTCGGCCCGACTCTCCCAATTATTCGGTGGCCGACAGATTCTGTTCGATGCACTGTATACCACCTCGCATGATGTGCTGATTTATCCCGGCGATCCGCAAACTGAAGAGGAAGATGAGACGCCGCAATCGCAATCGCATTCCCGTGGTGGGATTCATCCCGGCTATTTGCGGCCGGGCATGACCATTTTCGATGTCTCGCAGATGCCCCGTCTCACGCCGCTACTCCGCGAAGCCACTCAACGCGGGTGTGCGATTGTCGACCCGAAAACGATGCTGGTGGAATACGCCCGTTGCATGGTGGAGCAAATCGTTGGCGAAACCATCGCATCGGAGTTTCTCCGGGAATGGCTATCCAATTGGGTCGAAGACGATACCGAAGAAAATGTGTGA
- a CDS encoding response regulator: MPHRVLVVEDHTGVGQLLKVVLERQGAAVCWVTTGSEAEQKIGDFQPTIVMIDQGLPDTDGSTLAGEIRKRYPTVRPVLIGMSGGYLESGEDAEMQGFDRCISKPIPVGQLKSLLEEYPLAESGEGSQSSG, translated from the coding sequence ATGCCGCACCGCGTCTTAGTAGTGGAAGACCACACCGGAGTCGGTCAACTCCTGAAAGTGGTGCTCGAACGCCAGGGTGCCGCGGTCTGTTGGGTCACCACCGGCAGCGAAGCCGAGCAGAAAATCGGCGATTTCCAGCCTACCATCGTCATGATCGACCAGGGCTTGCCGGATACCGATGGCTCAACATTGGCTGGCGAGATTCGCAAGCGATATCCCACCGTGCGGCCCGTGCTCATTGGCATGTCTGGGGGATATCTCGAATCCGGCGAAGATGCCGAAATGCAGGGATTTGATCGCTGCATCAGCAAACCGATTCCCGTGGGACAACTCAAATCGCTGCTCGAAGAATATCCGCTCGCCGAATCTGGCGAAGGCTCGCAATCGTCCGGCTGA
- a CDS encoding Dabb family protein yields MPTSTGPHLVHCVYFRLKDRTEANVTALVDACKQYLNVQAGILYFAAGRLAKDLNRAVNVQDWDVALTIVFVDSAHHDAYQDDPTHQRFIDENRETWDSVRVFDSLVDPA; encoded by the coding sequence ATGCCGACGTCCACCGGTCCTCATTTGGTCCACTGTGTGTATTTCCGTCTGAAGGATCGCACGGAAGCCAACGTCACCGCTCTGGTTGATGCCTGCAAGCAATACCTGAACGTGCAAGCGGGCATTCTCTATTTCGCCGCGGGACGATTGGCCAAGGATTTGAATCGGGCCGTGAACGTCCAGGATTGGGACGTGGCACTGACCATTGTCTTCGTCGATTCGGCACATCATGATGCCTATCAAGATGATCCCACGCACCAGCGGTTTATCGACGAGAACCGCGAAACCTGGGACTCGGTGCGTGTTTTCGATTCGCTCGTCGATCCGGCATAA
- a CDS encoding YjhG/YagF family D-xylonate dehydratase — protein sequence MTAHASLLETNDPALYDLNARAAGPSGALPLTDDMLRSAPSGDLFGWTQNVGMGLPADQLGRKEFLILSTHGGLRGENGEPIALGYHSGHWEVGLLVKAAAEEFTRLGFTPFAGAVTDPCDGRSQGTTGMYDSLPYRNDSALVLRRLMRSHPTRSGILGVATCDKGLPAMMMALAAMHRLPTVLVPGGVMLAGLPGTEDTGKVQTIGARFANGEITLEQAAEAGCHSCASPGGGCQFLGTAATSQVVGEALGMSLPHSALAPSGQPIWLDMARRSARALGVLTHRGITTNQILTEAAFRNAITVHAAFGGSTNLLLHIPAIAFYAGVPRPKIDDWIRINRQVPRLVDALPNGPMGYPTIMTFLAGGVPEVMLHLRAMNLLELDCLTASGMRLGEVLDWWQTSDRRKRLRDRLAEKEGINPDDVIMSPERAREKGLTATVTFPRGNLAPEGSVIKSTSIDRSVVDADNVYRKTGPAKVFLTERSAIAALKGTGPVKVVPGDVLVLCCRGPLGSGMEETYQVTSALKHLPWGKHVAVITDARFSGVSTGACIGHVSPEALAGGPIGKLRDGDLIHIEVDRERLAGSIDLVGDATGNHGPEWGTAELARRSPRPDLAPDVDLPADTRLWAILQNASGGVWGGCVYDPDAIAAKLLANPPAN from the coding sequence ATGACCGCCCATGCATCGCTGCTGGAAACGAATGATCCCGCACTATACGACCTGAATGCCCGCGCGGCAGGGCCATCCGGCGCGCTGCCGTTGACCGACGACATGCTCCGCAGTGCGCCCAGCGGCGATCTCTTCGGCTGGACTCAGAATGTCGGCATGGGATTGCCTGCGGACCAACTTGGTCGCAAGGAATTTCTCATTCTCAGCACGCATGGCGGTCTGCGTGGCGAAAACGGCGAGCCGATCGCCCTGGGGTACCATTCCGGCCACTGGGAAGTTGGCCTGCTGGTGAAAGCCGCCGCCGAGGAATTCACCCGATTGGGGTTCACGCCGTTCGCCGGTGCCGTCACCGACCCCTGCGATGGACGCAGTCAGGGCACCACCGGCATGTACGATAGTCTGCCGTATCGCAACGATTCCGCGTTGGTATTGCGGCGATTGATGCGATCACACCCGACCCGCTCCGGAATTCTCGGGGTGGCCACCTGCGATAAAGGCTTACCGGCCATGATGATGGCGCTCGCGGCCATGCATCGCCTGCCAACGGTCCTGGTCCCCGGCGGCGTTATGCTGGCGGGCCTGCCCGGCACCGAAGACACGGGCAAAGTCCAGACCATCGGCGCTCGCTTCGCCAATGGCGAAATCACGTTGGAACAAGCGGCCGAGGCCGGATGTCACTCGTGTGCCAGTCCGGGTGGAGGCTGTCAGTTCCTCGGCACTGCGGCCACTTCGCAAGTCGTTGGCGAAGCGCTGGGCATGAGCTTGCCCCATTCCGCACTCGCGCCTTCCGGCCAACCGATTTGGCTCGACATGGCCCGCCGATCCGCTCGCGCATTGGGCGTGCTCACGCATCGCGGCATCACCACCAACCAGATTCTCACCGAAGCCGCGTTCCGAAATGCAATCACCGTTCATGCGGCCTTCGGCGGATCGACGAACCTACTCCTGCACATCCCCGCAATCGCGTTTTATGCGGGCGTCCCCCGACCGAAAATCGACGATTGGATTCGCATCAATCGCCAAGTGCCGCGTCTGGTGGATGCCCTGCCGAATGGGCCGATGGGCTACCCGACGATCATGACTTTTCTTGCCGGTGGAGTGCCGGAAGTCATGCTGCATCTGCGTGCGATGAATCTGTTGGAATTGGACTGCCTGACCGCATCCGGAATGCGCCTGGGCGAGGTGCTCGACTGGTGGCAAACCAGCGACCGACGCAAACGCCTCCGCGACCGACTCGCCGAGAAAGAAGGCATCAACCCCGACGATGTCATCATGTCCCCCGAACGGGCCCGCGAAAAAGGGCTGACAGCCACCGTCACCTTCCCGCGTGGTAATCTCGCTCCGGAAGGCTCCGTCATCAAAAGTACGTCGATCGATCGATCGGTCGTCGATGCCGACAATGTCTATCGCAAGACCGGCCCCGCGAAAGTGTTTCTCACCGAGCGGTCAGCAATCGCGGCACTCAAAGGCACGGGGCCGGTCAAAGTCGTCCCGGGCGATGTGCTGGTGCTCTGCTGCCGAGGACCATTGGGGTCGGGGATGGAAGAGACCTACCAAGTGACGTCGGCGTTGAAGCATCTGCCGTGGGGCAAACATGTTGCGGTAATTACCGATGCACGCTTCTCGGGTGTTTCGACTGGTGCCTGCATCGGCCATGTAAGCCCAGAAGCACTGGCGGGCGGCCCGATTGGGAAACTCCGCGACGGCGATTTGATCCACATCGAAGTCGATCGCGAACGACTCGCCGGCTCGATCGATCTGGTTGGTGATGCGACCGGCAATCATGGGCCGGAATGGGGCACCGCCGAACTCGCGCGCCGATCACCGCGACCGGATTTGGCCCCCGATGTCGATCTCCCCGCCGATACCCGCCTGTGGGCGATTCTGCAAAATGCCAGCGGCGGCGTCTGGGGCGGTTGTGTCTATGACCCAGATGCCATCGCCGCGAAACTGTTGGCGAATCCGCCTGCGAATTAA
- a CDS encoding RHS repeat domain-containing protein — MITITRDSDANGSLDQRLWVVQDTNWNVTALLNDSGIVVERYAYDAYGAVTILDAARAVKSDGSDYAIRPLWQGLRLDDASGLYHARNREVSTTLGRPLQRDPIGFAAGDVNVYRWVGNGPIGAVDPLGLMSSELTSILNSIASSGAINDKEVNTGRQRALRAFRWLAVTNLADTVVTAVAETAANLIRQLRAMNQLIDYVNLFEEAISKKTVKYAKLVLDINNSITGTKDTEVTAVLLYVTKSRSYLLDVKGHVGKTVECGKIINKFPYEYFRFLVKGEYTIQEKTTNAEPIWIFDPDNPLQKPRNLR, encoded by the coding sequence GTGATCACGATCACTCGAGATAGTGACGCCAACGGCAGCCTGGATCAGCGTCTGTGGGTGGTCCAAGACACCAACTGGAACGTGACGGCCCTGCTGAACGATTCGGGCATCGTTGTCGAACGCTACGCCTACGATGCCTATGGTGCCGTGACGATCCTCGATGCCGCGAGGGCAGTCAAATCCGACGGCAGCGATTACGCCATCCGCCCACTGTGGCAGGGCTTACGTCTCGACGATGCGAGCGGACTCTACCACGCCCGCAACCGCGAAGTCAGTACGACGCTGGGCCGACCGCTGCAACGCGACCCGATCGGCTTCGCCGCGGGCGATGTCAATGTCTATCGCTGGGTGGGGAATGGGCCGATTGGGGCGGTGGATCCGCTGGGGTTGATGTCATCCGAGCTTACATCAATACTCAATTCAATCGCATCTTCTGGTGCGATCAATGACAAAGAGGTAAACACGGGACGACAGCGTGCATTAAGAGCGTTTAGATGGTTAGCTGTAACTAATCTTGCAGACACAGTGGTTACAGCGGTGGCGGAGACTGCAGCCAATCTGATTCGACAGCTTCGGGCCATGAACCAATTGATTGATTACGTTAACCTTTTTGAAGAAGCCATTAGCAAAAAAACAGTAAAGTATGCAAAATTGGTGCTAGATATCAACAACTCAATCACTGGAACGAAAGACACTGAAGTAACTGCAGTTTTATTATATGTCACTAAGTCCCGATCGTATTTGTTAGACGTCAAAGGGCATGTTGGCAAAACTGTGGAATGCGGGAAAATTATCAACAAGTTCCCTTATGAGTACTTTCGTTTTCTTGTTAAAGGCGAGTATACAATCCAGGAGAAAACAACCAATGCCGAGCCGATCTGGATATTTGACCCCGATAATCCACTACAAAAACCACGGAATCTCCGGTAG